Sequence from the Bremerella volcania genome:
TTCGCCAACCAGGCAATTCGGCAGTAGATAATATCGGTGGGATCTGGGTCGTAATCGGCTATCGGCGACAAACCCACCACGGCAGCCAGGCCTGCACATTGGAATCCCAACATAGGGCTGCCATGTTCTACACTTGGCAACGCCAGGCTGATCATCACAAGCACAGACCCCACTAATCCAATTCGTATCGGTATGCTCACTATGGCTGCCTCAGGGAATAACTCATTGCCGCTTAGCAAACCGCCGCCTGGCCTTGGTAGCAACGCACCTCACACTTTTGGAGATATCTCGATCTCACATTTCCCCCGTTTGCCAATTCCGCTGAGGCCATGAAAGCACTACAATCGACGACTTGTCTCAGAAAATACCCCACGACTTGATTGATTTCGCAAGGACGTCGCCATGCACAAGTATGTGTTCATGGGCGTACAGGGTTCCGGCAAAGGAACTCAGGCCAAATTATTAGAACAGCACCTCGACCTAGCCCACATCGGCGTCGGGGACATCCTGCGATGGAACATCAAGAACCACACCAAGTTAGCGGCGAAGATCAAGCGTATTCTTAACGCCGGGAAGCTGGTCGATGACGAAATCGTCGAAGAAATCGTCCAGCGCCGCCTGCAAGAGCACGATTGGAACTTCGGCTTTATCCTGGACGGCTTCCCCCGCAACGCCAACCAGGCCGCCTTTTTCCTAGAAAGTTACGATATCGACGCGGTCGTCCATATCGTGGTTCCGGACGAGGTGATCAAGAAGCGGGTCCTCGCTCGCCGATTGTGCGAAGATTGCGGGGTCGACTTTAACGTGATCGATCACCGCCCGAAAATCGAAGGGCGCTGCGATATTTGCGGCGGGAAACTGATTCGCCGGGCGGACGATACGGAAGAAGTCCTGGCCAATCGTCTGGCTGAATACCACGAGAAGACCAAGCCGGTGCTAGAGATCTTCCGCCGCAAGGAGTTGGTCGTCGAGGTCGACGGAACCCAGGCTGTCGACGTCGTTCAGGCCGAGATCCGAAAATCGATCAACATCATTTAGATTGCCCCCCTCTTGGGCCTCGGCAGGTCTTTCTGTCAAAACCTCTGGCGGGCCATGAACCTCGCCCCAATTCGAC
This genomic interval carries:
- a CDS encoding adenylate kinase family protein; its protein translation is MHKYVFMGVQGSGKGTQAKLLEQHLDLAHIGVGDILRWNIKNHTKLAAKIKRILNAGKLVDDEIVEEIVQRRLQEHDWNFGFILDGFPRNANQAAFFLESYDIDAVVHIVVPDEVIKKRVLARRLCEDCGVDFNVIDHRPKIEGRCDICGGKLIRRADDTEEVLANRLAEYHEKTKPVLEIFRRKELVVEVDGTQAVDVVQAEIRKSINII